The Marinobacter halotolerans genome includes a window with the following:
- the hisH gene encoding imidazole glycerol phosphate synthase subunit HisH: protein MKTVAIIDYGMGNLHSVSKAVEHVAPGTRVLVTDNADQIRSADRVILPGVGAIRDCMAEIRRLEIDRLVREVSVDRPLLGICVGMQALMSRSEENGWVDCIDLFQSEVRFFGDGLTENGQRLKVPHMGWNEVHRTMDHPLWQDIPDGDRFYFVHSYYAEAEGNPDIAGRTHYGVDLAAAVARDNIFAVQFHPEKSARAGLQLLKNFTNWTGKC, encoded by the coding sequence ATGAAAACCGTTGCCATTATCGACTACGGCATGGGTAACCTTCATTCCGTGAGTAAAGCGGTGGAGCACGTCGCACCGGGCACCCGCGTGCTGGTCACTGACAATGCTGATCAGATCCGCAGTGCGGACCGGGTGATACTGCCCGGCGTAGGCGCTATCCGGGACTGTATGGCCGAAATCCGGCGCCTGGAAATTGACCGGTTGGTGAGGGAAGTGTCGGTTGACCGGCCCCTTCTGGGCATCTGCGTGGGCATGCAGGCCCTGATGTCCCGCAGTGAGGAAAACGGCTGGGTGGACTGCATTGATCTGTTCCAGTCGGAGGTCCGCTTTTTCGGTGATGGCCTCACGGAAAACGGCCAGCGGCTGAAAGTACCCCACATGGGCTGGAATGAAGTCCACCGGACCATGGATCACCCCCTCTGGCAGGACATCCCGGACGGCGACCGTTTCTATTTTGTCCACAGCTATTACGCCGAGGCCGAGGGCAATCCCGATATTGCCGGCCGTACCCATTACGGTGTCGACCTGGCGGCAGCAGTGGCAAGAGACAACATCTTTGCGGTGCAGTTCCACCCGGAAAAAAGCGCACGGGCGGGGCTGCAATTACTGAAAAACTTCACCAACTGGACTGGAAAATGCTGA
- the hisB gene encoding imidazoleglycerol-phosphate dehydratase HisB — protein sequence MAERKARVERNTLETQITVEIDLDGTGKSSFDTGVPFLEHMMDQIARHGLVDLNIVSKGDLHIDDHHTVEDIGITLGQAFKQAVGDKKGIRRYGHAYVPLDEALSRVVIDLSGRPGLLMDVPYTRGAVGGFDVDLFAEFFQGFVNHSMVTLHIDNLKGKNTHHQIETVFKAFGRALRMAIEMDERMAGITPSTKGSL from the coding sequence ATGGCCGAACGCAAGGCTCGGGTAGAACGAAATACCCTGGAGACACAGATCACCGTCGAGATCGATCTTGATGGTACCGGCAAGTCCTCGTTTGATACGGGTGTGCCTTTCCTGGAACACATGATGGACCAGATCGCCCGTCATGGTCTGGTGGATCTGAACATTGTTTCCAAAGGTGATCTGCACATCGATGACCACCACACGGTGGAGGACATCGGCATTACCCTGGGGCAGGCTTTCAAGCAGGCGGTCGGTGACAAGAAGGGCATCCGCCGCTACGGGCACGCTTATGTGCCGCTGGATGAAGCGCTCTCCCGTGTGGTGATTGATCTGTCCGGCCGCCCCGGCCTGCTGATGGACGTGCCCTACACCCGTGGTGCTGTGGGTGGTTTTGATGTGGATCTGTTTGCGGAGTTCTTCCAGGGCTTTGTGAATCATTCCATGGTTACCCTGCACATCGACAACCTGAAGGGTAAGAATACCCACCATCAGATTGAAACCGTGTTCAAGGCCTTCGGGCGCGCCCTGCGCATGGCCATTGAAATGGACGAGCGCATGGCGGGGATTACCCCGTCCACCAAGGGGTCGCTGTAA
- the mutY gene encoding A/G-specific adenine glycosylase — protein sequence MPEPVADKLLSWYDQNGRHDLPWHHDRNAYRVWVSEIMLQQTQVTTVIPYFQAFMERFPDVEALAGAPVDDVLSHWSGLGYYARARNLHKAAKQVVQEHDGKFPADQAKLESLTGIGRSTAAAIVAQAFEQRATILDGNVKRVLARYHAVPGWPGKTSVLNRLWECAEQHTPDKRIRDYTQAIMDLGAMVCTRSRPACESCPLYSGCEARALGEQKLYPGSKPKKDKPEKTTWMVILEDSQGRVLLERRPPSGIWGGLWSLPELDPAYQPEELPDACERAFGYDCSQPELGSGFRHTFSHYHLHIQPARLSVASTARVADNGTHQWVHRDDALSLGLPAPIRTILTTPQEQP from the coding sequence ATGCCGGAGCCAGTCGCGGACAAACTACTGTCATGGTATGACCAGAACGGCAGGCATGACCTGCCCTGGCACCACGACCGTAACGCTTACCGGGTCTGGGTATCAGAAATCATGCTGCAGCAGACCCAGGTGACAACCGTTATCCCCTACTTCCAGGCCTTCATGGAACGTTTCCCTGATGTCGAGGCACTTGCCGGGGCGCCGGTGGACGATGTGCTCAGCCATTGGTCCGGCCTTGGCTACTATGCCCGGGCACGAAACCTCCACAAAGCAGCGAAACAGGTTGTTCAGGAGCATGACGGCAAGTTCCCGGCGGATCAGGCGAAGCTGGAATCGCTGACCGGCATTGGCCGCTCGACCGCTGCCGCAATTGTCGCTCAGGCGTTTGAGCAACGGGCCACTATCCTGGATGGCAACGTCAAACGGGTTCTGGCCCGCTACCACGCCGTACCCGGATGGCCAGGCAAAACCAGCGTGCTTAACCGCCTGTGGGAGTGCGCCGAACAGCACACCCCGGACAAACGCATTCGCGACTATACCCAGGCCATTATGGATCTGGGCGCAATGGTCTGCACACGCAGCCGCCCTGCTTGCGAAAGCTGCCCATTGTACTCTGGCTGCGAAGCCCGGGCCCTGGGTGAGCAGAAGCTTTATCCCGGCTCCAAACCGAAAAAGGACAAACCCGAGAAAACCACCTGGATGGTAATACTGGAGGACAGCCAGGGCCGGGTCCTGCTGGAACGCCGGCCACCCAGCGGCATCTGGGGCGGCCTCTGGAGCCTTCCGGAACTGGACCCGGCCTACCAGCCGGAAGAGCTGCCTGACGCCTGCGAACGAGCGTTCGGCTATGACTGCAGCCAACCGGAACTGGGCAGCGGTTTCCGGCACACCTTCAGCCACTACCATCTGCACATCCAGCCAGCCCGGCTCAGCGTTGCCAGCACCGCCCGAGTTGCGGACAATGGCACCCATCAGTGGGTACACCGGGACGACGCCCTGTCCCTGGGCCTGCCCGCCCCCATTCGCACCATTCTGACCACCCCACAGGAGCAGCCATGA
- the hisA gene encoding 1-(5-phosphoribosyl)-5-[(5-phosphoribosylamino)methylideneamino]imidazole-4-carboxamide isomerase, translated as MLIIPAIDLKDGKCVRLRQGRMDDSTVFGDDPVDMATRWVEAGARRLHLVDLNGAFAGEPVNGEIVRAIARKYPDLPIQIGGGIRSAETIEAYLEAGVQWVIIGTKAVKEPEFVTEMCKRFPGHIIVGLDAKDGRVATDGWAEVSEVMATDLAKRFANDGVEAIVYTDISRDGMMQGVNVEATAALAKEGGIPVIASGGVTNMDDLKQLATVADQGILGAITGRAIYEGTLDVSEAQAFCDSLKG; from the coding sequence ATGCTGATTATCCCGGCCATAGACCTCAAAGACGGCAAGTGCGTAAGACTGCGCCAGGGCCGCATGGACGACTCCACCGTGTTCGGTGATGATCCCGTTGATATGGCCACCCGCTGGGTCGAGGCCGGCGCTCGCCGCCTGCACCTGGTGGACCTGAACGGCGCCTTTGCCGGTGAGCCGGTGAACGGTGAGATTGTTCGCGCCATTGCCCGCAAATACCCCGATCTGCCCATCCAGATCGGCGGTGGCATCCGCTCGGCGGAAACCATCGAAGCCTATCTGGAGGCGGGTGTACAGTGGGTGATTATCGGCACCAAGGCGGTGAAAGAGCCGGAGTTCGTCACCGAGATGTGCAAGCGTTTCCCGGGCCACATTATTGTTGGTCTCGACGCGAAAGACGGCCGCGTAGCAACCGATGGCTGGGCGGAAGTCTCGGAAGTCATGGCGACCGACCTGGCAAAACGCTTTGCCAATGACGGCGTAGAAGCCATCGTTTATACCGATATCAGCCGTGATGGCATGATGCAGGGAGTGAACGTTGAAGCCACCGCCGCGCTGGCAAAAGAGGGCGGCATCCCGGTGATCGCCTCCGGCGGCGTAACCAATATGGATGACCTCAAACAGCTGGCTACCGTGGCTGATCAGGGCATTCTTGGCGCTATTACCGGACGCGCCATCTACGAAGGTACCCTGGATGTCAGCGAGGCCCAGGCCTTCTGTGACAGCCTGAAAGGATAA
- a CDS encoding SRPBCC family protein: protein MAITISIELNRELELPASYDEAFDLLADVPKSVSHFPKVHKLVDLGDNTYRWEMEKVGVDKHAIQSVYACKYYPDKEKGKITWEPVKGEGNGVVSGYWTLKAKGDNATEVKFHTSAELTVPLPGMLKLAISPVVKHEFNSLVDTYMKNLKKAF from the coding sequence GTGGCAATTACCATCTCCATTGAGCTTAATCGTGAACTCGAACTGCCCGCCAGCTACGACGAGGCCTTTGATCTGCTGGCGGACGTGCCCAAATCCGTCAGCCATTTTCCGAAAGTCCACAAACTGGTGGATCTTGGTGACAACACCTATCGCTGGGAAATGGAAAAGGTCGGTGTGGACAAGCACGCTATCCAGTCGGTGTATGCCTGCAAATACTACCCCGACAAAGAGAAAGGCAAGATCACCTGGGAGCCGGTAAAGGGCGAGGGCAACGGTGTTGTTAGCGGATACTGGACGCTAAAGGCCAAAGGCGACAACGCGACCGAGGTCAAGTTCCACACCAGCGCAGAGCTGACGGTGCCCCTGCCAGGCATGCTTAAACTGGCGATCAGCCCCGTGGTCAAACACGAGTTCAATAGCCTGGTCGACACCTATATGAAGAACCTGAAAAAGGCGTTCTGA
- a CDS encoding DJ-1/PfpI family protein has protein sequence MSGKKILMITGDFTEDYETMVPFQALQAVGHTVHAVCPDKKSGDTVATAIHDFEGDQTYTEKPGHRFTLNADFAGLNPADYDALVVPGGRAPEYLRLNEDVKKLVRHFFETKKPVAAICHGAQLLAAAGVLEGRECSAYPACQPEVELAGGRFAAIDVDAAVTDGNLVTAPAWPAHPQWLAQFFKLLDK, from the coding sequence ATGAGCGGCAAAAAGATTCTGATGATCACCGGTGATTTCACCGAGGACTACGAAACCATGGTTCCGTTTCAGGCGCTTCAGGCCGTGGGCCACACTGTCCATGCGGTATGCCCCGACAAGAAGTCGGGAGACACCGTGGCCACAGCCATCCACGACTTCGAGGGCGATCAGACTTATACTGAGAAGCCAGGTCACCGATTTACCCTGAACGCCGACTTCGCCGGGCTCAACCCCGCGGACTACGACGCGCTGGTGGTTCCGGGCGGGCGTGCACCGGAGTACCTGCGCCTGAACGAAGACGTGAAGAAGCTGGTTCGTCATTTTTTCGAAACGAAAAAACCTGTGGCGGCCATTTGCCACGGTGCCCAGTTGCTCGCTGCAGCCGGGGTGCTTGAAGGCCGCGAGTGTTCTGCCTACCCCGCCTGCCAGCCGGAAGTGGAGCTGGCCGGAGGTCGCTTCGCGGCCATCGACGTTGACGCGGCAGTGACCGATGGTAATCTGGTGACAGCACCGGCATGGCCAGCCCATCCCCAATGGCTGGCACAGTTTTTCAAGCTGCTGGACAAGTGA
- the hisF gene encoding imidazole glycerol phosphate synthase subunit HisF — protein MALAKRIIPCLDVDKGRVVKGVNFVDIRDAGDPVEVARKYNEQGADEITFLDITASHESRDTTYETVERMAAEVFIPLTVGGGVRTVEDIRKLLNAGADKVSINTAAVFNPEFVREAADRFGSQCIVVAIDAKRVSAEGEQPRWEIFTHGGRKPTGLDAVEWARKMTAMGAGELLLTSMDRDGTKIGFDLGLTRAISDAVSVPVIASGGVGELQHLADGVTEGGADAVLAASIFHFGQHTIPEAKAFMKAQGIVVRD, from the coding sequence ATGGCTCTGGCAAAACGCATTATCCCCTGTCTGGACGTCGACAAAGGGCGCGTGGTGAAAGGCGTCAACTTCGTTGATATCCGTGATGCCGGCGACCCGGTTGAGGTGGCTCGCAAGTACAACGAGCAGGGCGCTGACGAAATTACCTTTCTGGATATCACCGCGAGCCATGAAAGCCGCGATACCACCTACGAAACCGTTGAGCGAATGGCAGCTGAAGTCTTTATTCCGCTGACGGTGGGCGGTGGTGTACGAACCGTTGAGGATATCCGTAAGCTGCTGAACGCGGGTGCCGATAAGGTGTCCATCAACACGGCTGCGGTGTTCAATCCGGAATTCGTCCGTGAAGCCGCCGATCGCTTCGGTAGCCAGTGCATTGTGGTTGCCATTGATGCCAAGCGTGTCAGTGCGGAAGGAGAGCAGCCCAGATGGGAGATTTTTACCCACGGTGGTCGTAAACCCACAGGGCTGGACGCCGTTGAGTGGGCTCGCAAGATGACCGCCATGGGGGCCGGTGAACTGCTTCTGACAAGTATGGATCGTGACGGCACCAAGATCGGATTTGACCTCGGACTGACCCGGGCGATCAGTGACGCGGTGTCCGTGCCGGTTATTGCTTCAGGTGGTGTGGGTGAGCTTCAGCATCTTGCGGATGGCGTGACCGAAGGCGGCGCTGATGCGGTGCTGGCGGCTTCAATTTTCCATTTCGGGCAGCACACGATTCCTGAGGCGAAAGCGTTTATGAAGGCTCAAGGGATCGTTGTTCGGGATTGA
- a CDS encoding oxidative damage protection protein, producing the protein MSRTVFCRKYQEELEGLDFPPMPGKKGQDLYENVSKKAWEEWQAQQTMLINEKHLSLMDPNTRKYLQAQMERFFNNEPFDKAEGYVPPEQ; encoded by the coding sequence ATGAGCCGCACCGTATTCTGTCGCAAGTACCAGGAAGAGCTTGAAGGCCTGGACTTCCCGCCGATGCCAGGAAAGAAAGGCCAGGACCTTTATGAGAACGTGAGCAAAAAAGCCTGGGAAGAATGGCAGGCCCAGCAGACCATGCTGATTAACGAAAAACACCTCAGCCTGATGGACCCGAATACCCGCAAATACCTGCAGGCGCAGATGGAACGCTTCTTCAACAACGAACCCTTTGACAAGGCCGAAGGCTACGTTCCGCCAGAGCAGTAA
- a CDS encoding AsmA family protein — MKAVRYVAFTLIGLVILAIAAVAIAVTLIDPNTYKPQIEKAAESSTNLDLILAGDIGWSFIPLGLELNDVEATLDDQPFVRLDQLVAEVDFWSLIAMSPRVNTFVLNGLDANLSVDKQGTGNWTRIMPEGEPAADTAQEQAATGTEAPAEDTSGGAPLNFNVEQIEIGNARINYEDKSTGQSVVLEGVTLTANEITLGSSFPLELSFRFATNQPQFELDGNISAQLTANEALNEFSVEDLDATFDMAGEPLGGESVQASLTGSLAANLESETATLSDFTASLADLTLNTNLNVMGFGAKPQLSGNLSIDEFSLKSLLTALGQPAIETADPDVMKAIAFSTTIGGSPGTVALNDLTISLDDTTFSGGAAYTLANSGIELNLKGDAINADRYLPPASDEEAPAGETAPPETATEEGDLLPLETLRTLALDIKLGLGELIVSNLTIRDINSVITARNGLLKVEDFSGKLYEGGFAANVTLDARSDNPSWVIGSKVEGVETLPLLTDLAEVEMLAGAANLNVDVKTTGNRISALRSNAKGNIGFNLAEGQFTKMNLTRMACQGIALVNQDQLSNNDWGTSTPFNDMRGTLKIDGNTLNNTDLVAALAGMKLEGEGTVNLATSQIDYEAGLRIVGEIHRDEACRVTDTVRNAVIPVECRGNFAEDPAGICSFDGSRFRDTLQTIAKNAAKAKVDEEVDRAKEKAEEKLKEKVGEKLKGLFN; from the coding sequence ATGAAAGCTGTTCGCTACGTCGCATTCACCCTTATCGGACTGGTCATACTGGCCATTGCAGCCGTTGCCATTGCCGTCACGCTCATCGACCCGAATACCTACAAACCGCAGATTGAGAAAGCGGCGGAATCCAGCACCAACCTCGACCTCATCCTGGCCGGGGATATTGGCTGGTCGTTCATACCGCTGGGGCTGGAACTGAATGATGTGGAGGCGACGCTTGATGACCAACCGTTCGTGCGCCTTGACCAGCTGGTGGCGGAAGTGGATTTCTGGTCGCTGATTGCCATGTCACCAAGAGTGAATACCTTTGTCCTGAACGGACTCGATGCCAACCTGTCGGTCGACAAACAAGGCACCGGCAACTGGACGCGGATCATGCCGGAAGGTGAGCCCGCCGCAGATACAGCCCAGGAGCAGGCAGCCACGGGAACGGAAGCACCAGCCGAGGACACCTCAGGCGGCGCACCCCTGAATTTCAACGTCGAGCAGATTGAAATCGGCAACGCCAGGATCAACTACGAAGACAAGAGCACCGGCCAGTCCGTTGTCCTTGAAGGCGTCACTCTGACAGCCAACGAAATCACCCTGGGATCCAGCTTCCCCCTTGAGCTCAGTTTCCGCTTTGCCACCAACCAGCCGCAATTCGAGCTTGATGGCAATATCAGCGCACAACTGACAGCGAACGAGGCCCTGAACGAATTCTCCGTGGAAGACCTTGACGCCACTTTCGACATGGCCGGCGAGCCCCTGGGCGGAGAATCCGTGCAGGCATCCCTGACCGGTTCACTGGCGGCCAACCTGGAAAGCGAAACCGCGACCCTGTCTGACTTTACCGCGTCGCTGGCCGATCTCACGCTGAATACCAATCTGAACGTCATGGGTTTCGGAGCCAAGCCACAGCTGTCCGGCAACCTGAGCATCGATGAATTCTCACTCAAGTCACTGCTCACAGCACTGGGCCAGCCGGCCATTGAGACGGCAGACCCCGATGTGATGAAGGCCATTGCATTCTCGACAACGATTGGCGGATCCCCGGGCACTGTCGCCCTGAACGACCTCACTATTTCCCTGGACGACACCACCTTTTCCGGTGGCGCTGCCTACACGCTGGCCAACAGTGGCATTGAGCTTAACCTGAAAGGCGACGCCATCAACGCAGACCGCTATCTGCCACCAGCCAGCGACGAAGAAGCCCCAGCAGGCGAGACTGCACCGCCTGAAACAGCCACTGAGGAAGGCGACCTGCTGCCTCTGGAGACGCTTCGCACACTTGCCCTGGACATCAAACTCGGCCTGGGCGAACTGATCGTCAGCAATCTCACCATCCGGGACATCAACTCGGTGATCACCGCCCGCAACGGCCTGCTGAAGGTGGAAGATTTCAGCGGCAAACTCTATGAAGGTGGATTTGCAGCCAACGTCACGCTGGATGCACGCAGCGACAATCCGTCCTGGGTGATTGGCTCCAAAGTGGAAGGCGTCGAAACCCTGCCACTGCTGACTGATCTGGCCGAAGTGGAAATGCTGGCGGGCGCCGCCAATCTGAATGTGGACGTTAAAACCACAGGCAACCGGATATCCGCACTTCGAAGCAATGCCAAGGGCAACATCGGCTTCAATCTTGCCGAAGGGCAGTTCACCAAGATGAACCTGACCCGCATGGCCTGCCAGGGCATTGCTCTCGTCAACCAGGATCAACTGAGCAACAACGACTGGGGCACCAGCACACCATTCAATGATATGCGCGGCACTCTGAAAATTGACGGCAATACCCTGAACAATACCGACCTGGTCGCCGCTTTGGCCGGCATGAAGCTTGAAGGCGAAGGTACGGTCAATCTGGCGACCTCGCAAATAGACTACGAAGCAGGCCTGCGCATCGTGGGTGAAATTCACCGCGACGAAGCCTGCCGGGTCACAGACACCGTCAGAAACGCCGTCATCCCCGTGGAATGCCGTGGCAACTTTGCCGAAGACCCGGCAGGCATTTGCTCCTTTGACGGCTCACGCTTCCGGGACACCCTGCAAACCATTGCCAAAAATGCAGCCAAAGCGAAAGTGGATGAGGAAGTGGACCGGGCCAAGGAAAAAGCGGAAGAAAAGCTGAAAGAAAAAGTAGGCGAGAAACTGAAAGGCCTGTTCAACTGA